CACCGCTAGCCTCAGCTGCTTACATCAGCCCTGTCACCACCTGGTCCCTGAGAACAGACTGTTGGAGGTGGGGTCGTGGGTGGGGAGGTCACCACTGGGAGGGCAGGCTCCCCACGTTTGGGTTCCAGTTTCTGTCCCAGGCGCCCGGTGCACACAGCCCCCTtagggcctgggggtgggaagCCAGCTCGCTTTAGATCAGTCACCGGGGTTCCCGCCTTAGAAGGGTCCCCACCTTAGATCACTCACTTGGACACTAAGGCACGTTTTAGCGTCTCTTGTCTTAATGATTATGTCCATTTGTCTGTCCATTTGTGTTTTCTGCATCATGTCGGCAGATGTAATCCTCAGAAATAATGCACACTGGCCTCTGACAACCATGAAGCAATCTGTTACATGTGGGTCTGAACTTGTAGACTTGGTTCAAACATCAAATAAACCTATAACAGAAAGTACCTCTGGAGGCCTCCATCTCGTGGGGGTCCCTTCCCTCAGCTCTCAGGGGCCCAGTGGGCCCTGTGCActagtttgttgagtgactaTTCGTTGGGCACCTACAAGATAGTtagctctgctcctctccctgccccatgcAACTGTAAGCTCCTTAGAGGCAGCTGCTGGACGACAGCTGGATGGAGCGTCTGTTACAAGTCACGTGTGGGCCCAGGCCGGGATCCTGCAGTCAGCACATTGTCTGCAGGCCCAGTGGCCTGTGGTTTGGGCCCTCGTGAGCTTTGCTGgattgggggagggaagggagggcagtGGAAAGGGAGGCAGTCCTTGTCCCAGCTCAGTCATCCCCTGCCTGGAGCTGGGCAGATGCCTTCCCTCCCGTGGCCTCCATATCCCATCTGGAATGGGCATTGCCACTCCGTGCCCTCACAGGTCCCTTGTGATTCCAACAGCCAGTCCCAGGGTTCTGCAGAGGTGGGGCAGAGAGTCACCGTGAGAGGGCCTGAGCTGCTCGCAGCCCCTTTGGGACATTGGGAAAGGTGCTGGGGTCCagggcagaggctcagagaggtggacaGGGCTGCCTtctaatcctagctctgccatttatttgatgtggggcctcagtttcctcattggtaacaTGAGGATGGTGTTGGCAGCCATGCAGCATTGCTCTGAGGCTGACTCCTGATGATTCTGCATTTGGGTGGACTTTTCAGCAGAGGGCCTAGCTCCCAGTACCCAGTCACGGATATCTTCCTCCCAGACCAGAGAGGCTTGTGCTGGACTGACTAAGGGGCCCTGGGACAGGGGTctttgggggaagaagaaaggccATCGCTTCTGACCTCAGCCTTACGGTGAAGCCTTAGCTGCTGCATGGGCACTTCCTCTGGAACAGGCCGGAGTCTGCCTTTCCTCCCTCCATGGGACTCTGACCCCTCCAGGTGACCTCAGGACTGAGCAGCTGGACTGTGACCCCCCTCTCGGACCCTCCTGTGTCTCCAGAGTGGAGGTCTTCCCCTCCTGTCTGGTGCTacctctctctccccaaactcCCATGCCCGGACCCAGCCTTGGGGCCTCCCAGTGCCTGGAGCAGCACTGTTCCATCTGGAGCTGGTTAGTTTTTGGAAACAACAGCAATGTGCAAACGCCTCCCACCGCTTCCCAGAGCCTGAGCAGAATGAGTAAACAAACGCCAGGCCCAGCACCACCCGCCACATTCCCTCCCTGACCCCGTTCCCTCCCTCACAACCTCCTAACAAAAGCTCCCCACTCCACTTAAACCACAGGGgtggtctctctgactccaagcGCAGTTTGAAAACCTGGGGAAgttcaaaaaacaaatgaaaaatacccTCACATTCCACCCAGAACAGCCCCACTAACGTTCGGTGCACGGTGAGTACGCACTCACTGAgtgcccagctctgtgccaaGCTCCTTGTCAGCAGTAAGAATTCATCTTCCTCCTTACAAAACGAACTTCTGTTATCCCGAAATTGCAGATGGGGAAAGTAAGGCCTGGGCGTGGACTCGACCCCAGTCTGCCTCACTGAGCCTCCACCGCGAGTCTTCACTGGGGGTTCCCAGGGCAGTTGCTAGCCCAGCACGACAGGCCCTCCCTGTACTGGTGGCACATGGCAGGTGTCTCTGTGTTTTTTGGAGGACCCCCTCAGAAGGGGCCAGGACAGCTGGCCACGCCCTGCCTCCCGTGAGCTGAGTCTCAGCTGTATTTCCCGTGGTTCTGTCTTCAGCCTGCCCTCCTCGCCCAGCTTAACCCCTCTGACCCTCTCCTTCCAGCCTCGAGAGCCCAGTGGGGCTCAGCCCTCCCCCGGCCCTGGGCCCTCGGGAAGCCGGCATGAAGCAGCTACTCCCAGTGCAGTGCACTGGCCCAGAAGACACGACTTGACTGGGGCCAAAGCTCCTGAAGCCTGAGCTGTGTCCCCCTGCTCATTCTCAAGACGCTCTGTGTCTTTGCCATTCAGAAAGTGTCATTTCAGGGAAGGCTGGTGGCCAGTTTTCGGAAGCTGAAGCCAGAATTGCCCTGTCAGCTGCCAAGCAAGGCCGGCTAGAAGGGTGGGTGTGCATGTGCTTTTCCCAATGTGGACAGCAGACAtgttggggctgggggtggggaagtgggaaACAAGAACCACGCTTCTCTCCCTCATCCTGAAGGCCCAGGCCCCCACTCTCCAGCCCCTTCTTTCTAAGATCCTCCTGTCTTCTGCCCTCCTCTGAGCTGCAGACTCATCTGTACATCGCTTCCATAATCCTCCCAGCACCTAGAGTTGCAGGGGATCAGAAGTGGGAGGGGCCCTGACAATTCTCGGAGGACCTCTTCCACCTTTGGAATGCACAACCCTTCAGCGGGGTCTGATGTGCATGTCCCCCAGACCCACTCTgcatcccaccccacccagggGTTGATGTGGGTGGCCCAGGGACACTCTAATCCtcccctgaggcccagagagggacagatTGGTTGGAGGTCACAGTTAGTGGTGGCACCTGGGCTCAGGTGTCCTGTCTGCTGGATTCTCCTAGAACACAACTCCTGGGCACCTGGTAAGCAGCCAGTGAGCTGGGAGCTGTGTCTGGAAACCAACTGGGAGGGAGCAGTTAAAAACCAAGAGGGGGATCAGAAAGGGCTAATCCTGGCTTAGCTGGGGGATGAACGTaggtgtggggctggggctgaggcaaGGGCCCATCCAGGGGCAGGAGTGACAGGGTGCAGGTGAGGGCTGGGGCTCAGCCTGGAGGGTCCCAGGCTGGTCTGTGTGTGTTCGGGGGAGGGAAGCTGGGGGCCCCAGTTGGGTTTTCTCTGGGTAGAGATGGGTTAAGTCCTCCAGGGCCTCCTAGGCTCCACCCTTTCTCCCCGCCCAAACTTCCTCTCAAGCCTTAGGCACAGCACACAGATCCACCCTGCACCCTGTCTTGACATCATGACCGGCCTGAGCCCCTCACAGCTCCAGAAGGTAGGTGCCTGCAGAGAGTGGGGACCCAGAGGGTCAGATAGGAGTCGGGAGTCCCTTGGGATCTCCAGTAGTCCTCGGGAACTCAGCCCCACACCAGGCCATTTTTCCATAAGAAGAAAGTGAAACCTAGAGTGTTTAGTCCCAATCATGACCCCTAACTTCTGTGCATGGAGCCAGGGGCGTCCAGGCTGCAAGACCTAGCtggcaatgtgtgtgtgtgaccaaaACTGGAATAAAGCACCAGGATCAGGCAGTACTGGTCTAGGCGGACATATGAAGGGCTCCGGGCCCCTGggagcctggcacagggcagcCGGTCCGCATGCATTCCAACACAAAAGGCTACCCCGTGGGAATTAGAGCGAGCAGACTCTGAAAACAACATGACCCTTGTTGGGTGTTCCTGAGAGCAagggaaaaatgcagaaaaatacagaaaagctcaaagaagaaaatggaaaaccacCCATAAATTCCTACCGTGAGACAATATTTTGGTAAATAGCCCTAGAATCTTTAAAAGGTCCATCTTACTGCTCACGCTTATGGAGCGCTCGCCGTGTGTTTCATAAAGGAGGCACTAGTGTCCTCCCTGTTGGATGgtctgagggtcagagaggggaAAGCACTTGCCCAAGTTCTCAGAGTGTCTAGGACATTAATTTGCATTTGGCTGGTTTTTTCATCTCAGAGTAGACCGGGGACGTGTTCCCATGTcggtaaatatttttctaccacGTGATTTTCATCAGCTGGGTTGTGTTCCGGGTAGACGAACCACACTTTGTTGAACGAATCCCCTGCTGCTGagcattcaggttgtttccaacttATTGCTTGTTTAACAAGCCTCCGTCAGTACCCCCCATACATACACCTTTGCTCCCCTCTTTGCTGATCCTCCACCTTCTCATGTCGGGGAGTCCTAGCAGTGTGTTTACTCGATCACGTGTACACCGTTTGTGTGGATGACCCAGTTGCCAAGGAGGCAATCACTGTTCAGCTTGCTGCTGATATGAGGATCAAGGTTCTAACATGCAGAGCTGCCCAAGGCAGAAGGGCCTGTGGTGGGTGGTCATGAATGCTCCAGCATCCTGTGTGTGGAAGGCAGAACTGGGCATCcatgggacagggagggagggagggaatgggggTCAGTAACTGGAAATCAGACACTTCACAGTGGTTTCTAGAGGGGACTTCCAAGGCTCTTGTTAAGGTTAAGACTTTACACTTGTCTGCAAGGAAACACAAAgatattctttctctcctccttgtcTCTATAGCCTCAGAATGAGAGGAGTGGAGGCAAGTCAGAATAAGGCATGTGTTTTCACTGCCCACTGGCCGCCCACTGCACTCAGGATCAAGCCCAGCTTCTTGCCTGGCCCGGCTCGGGTGCcactttcctgcctcccttccaccCTCACTCTGCTCCATCGGGTCCCAGCTCCTCGTGTCCCTCCCGCACTCCCTtggcctggaatgctcttccctgtcTCTTCCACTCCCAGTATCCTGCTGGTCCCCATAACATGTCACTTCCTCAAGGCTGCTGCCCTCAGCCCCTGTGCCCTCCCCATCTGGTTGACAGTAGACTCTTCTGCCTTAGCTCTCAGCCCTGTCCCTCCGTGCACTAAGCAGCCTGTGATAGTGTGCTCCCCTGTGTGCTGGTGTCTTTGATGTCAGGCTCCTTGCCGAGATGGTCAGTTCCGGGAGCACAGCCAtcatggctggctggctggctggctcgtTACTGAATCTCCGGCTCCTAAAACCGTGTctggtgcacagtaggtgctcaatcaatTTTAGCTGAATAACTGAGTGAGGTTGTATTCCCATGTGACCCAGGCCCCTTGGAGGGGAAGGGTGAGGacatctctccttcccctccctcctgccttccttcaaGCAGCCGATACTGATGGCTCCTCACTGGGTGCCAGACAGCATGACCAGGCTGGGGCCAGAGCAATGAACAGGACCCTTGgtcctgccttcacagagcttcGGGTTGGGGGAGAGGTCCAATCTGTCCTCAGAAAGAGCGGCTGAGGGAAGGGGGGAGCCTGAGTGTCCTCGCTGCCCGCAGTTCCAGGAGGATGGATTCCTGGTGCTGGAAGGATTCTTGTCTGCAGAGGAGTGTGTGGCCCTGCAACAGAGGATTGGCCAGATAGTGGCCGAGATGGATGTCCCTCCCCACTGCCGTGCGGAATTTCCTCCTCGCATCCTCAACAAGGCAGAAGAGCAGCAGAAAACCCAGGTGGGCACCTGGGGCAGGTGAGGAGGGGATGTGGTCTTTGTTGGGCGTCCCCGTCTCCAGCCAGAGCAGCAGCCCTTGGGCTTGTTCTGGTAACAGTCAGGCCAGAGCCTTCCCCGTGCCgggctccaggccaggccccttATATGCACGTTTCCTTCACTCCTCACTATGAATGTATGAGGTCGGCATTATTGCCCCcctttgacaggtgaggaaaatgaagctccaTTCTTTGGCCCCAAACCTGCACGGTTAGTAATTGATAGTgcgaggatttgaacccagatctggcTGATACCAAGTGCGTGCTGTTCCCTGCTTGCTGCGCTTCCTCAGTATTTCTCCTCCCCCAAAAGGGCCTTTATCAGCCAGTAACCCAGCCCACGCCAAGTGATTCTGTGGGCCCACCTGTGTAAGCCTTAGGACCCAATGAGACTAGAAACTGTGTTTCCCCCTAGTGACTTAACATGACTCAGTACAGTCTAAGATGGGTATATTGAGACTCACCGGTTCTCCCACACAGTTCTCTTAACTTCCATAGTCTGGATTTAGGAGCCTGTCTGTGGCCGGCCCCTAAGTCAAAGCTGCAGGCCAGGCTCACTGATGGGGCTCACTCATGCTGAGGAGCTCCTGCCATCTGGTGGGCACAAAGGAAACAACAACAGCTGGAAGCCCTGCCACCCAGAGAACAGGCTCTTGGGAAGGAAAAAGGGTGACAGAACGATAATTTCCTCCCAAAGGTCGGTTTCATTGGGCGACATGGCAGCCTTCTAAGTGAAGAAAGGAGATACGGGGGTCCTATGTCCAGAGACAGGTCACTCAAAGGCTCCGAGGAGTGAGGGGGCCGAATCTTGTGCCCTCCAAGCTGCCTTCTGAGAATGCTCCAGAgaccagggagggggtgggggatggaggggagaAGAGTGTATATGCCTTGGTTTATACTGCTTGCGAAGAGCTCGGCACCGTGCCTGGCACTCAATAAGCCCTCAATATTCACTACTGATATCGTGAAAGACTTTGAAACgggtattaaaagaaaatcagaccAGTGGATGTCCTGTCTAGATCTCCCTGCCGGCCGACCTCCACCGTTCCTTGTCTTTGAGTTATTGGACAACTCTGTGAGTTGTACAGAACCGATAATCATGCACAAGATACTTGTCCACAGAAAGGGACATAAACTGGGTCCAGCGGAATGCAGTTGTTGCCCCGCAGACAGATCAGTTTTGCATCGATGTGTAAATTGGTTTCAGCATTGGTTAATGCCTATATGTATGTGGTTCTTGGAATTCTCCTTCGAACATCTTACTGGTTCCCCCTGTGAATTAACGAGTTCAGTAAAATCCTTGACACATTTAGCACCACTGCTGTACTATCATTGTTATCTCCTTATGCTTCCCTGACTGGTTTGCCTCATCCTGATCCTAGTGCAGAGGAGCTAAGAATGTTGAAAAACACTTCTAGTTTCCAGTGGGAAGGGCTTTGAAAGGGCCAGGCAGGCACCCGTGAGAGCAGATGTGTGCACGTGAGGGAGTGGTGGGGCTCTGCCACCTGGGGAGCCCGGGTAGGGGGTCGGTGCCACTCAGCtccactcatgaggccatgcaGGAAGGTAGGGTgatatatatgatggtggtcaAGGGTGGCGAAAGCCACAGGGAAAACACGGGGCATCTTCCTGGAGCCTCTCTTTCATACGATGCTAAGAAATTTAAAACCTGATATTAAAATTAACAAGGAGAGGTTATTAATAAAACGGAAAAAGAGCCATAGCAGCTTACATTTATCGAACATTGAACCATGTCCTAGCTGAGTATTTCCTAtgtagcagcagcagtagtaatcataataaaagcaaacattcaCATGGCACATAGCACATTCAAAGGACAGTTCTAGTGCTTTCTATATACTGACTCATCATCCCTACAACACCTTCTGAGAGAGGTACCACTAATAGCATCTTTGTTTTATGAGGAAACtaagcccagagaggttcaggAAGGTGGtgtggtcacacagccagtgagtggcagagctgacaTTTGAAGCCAAGTCTTCTAGCTCCAGGGTCTGTGCTTTCAGCTGGTATAAGATCCAGCCTCAACTTGAAGCCTCCAACCATGCGGGGGAGGTCAGttctattattattcccttttacagatgaggaaactgaggctttgggagGTAAAACAAGTGGCCCAAGGCTACCTGGGGAATCTGTTTGACCGTAGTGCCTGTCTTCTGAATCACATCATATGGAGTCTAAGAGTGCCGTGACTTACGGAGGGGTTTGCAAGAATTCCACGCTTGTAGGTTCCAGCTGTGCTTCCAGGCAGTAGGGTTCCCATTCactgtctgtgcctcagtggACAAGTTAGAGAAGCGCCAGCGGGGTCTGTGGACCTGTGGGGTGGGAAGCATCTGagtcctcttccctctctgccagGCCCAGCTGTGACCCCGTGTCGCTGTCTCAGTCCCTCTGATACCCCCTCTCCACAGGACAACACAGAGTATTTCTTGAGCAGCGGCGACAAGATTCGATTCTTCTTTGAGAAAGGTGTTTTTGACGAGAAAGGTTCGGAGCTGGAGCCCTAGAGGTGTGGGAGGGGCTGGACCCGGGTAtgggccccagggctggggggcaCTGAGACAGCTGCCCGGGGCAGAGTGGACTGCAGCTCTTCTGTCTGTACCTGCTCCTTTGCTACAGGAAATTTCCTAGTCCCTCCGGAGAAATCCATCAACAAAATTGACCACGGTAAGCAGGTGCCTGGAGGAAAGgaattggggaaactgaggcttgcagTGTTTAGGGCCTTTACCCAAAGCCCACAATAGGTTAGTGGCCCAGCAAATGGCATTTCTGGCTGCGGCTCCCCCTCAGGCCCTGCTTTTCTGCATCTTATGATGCTAATCACATGGCATGCCCCAGAGCACTGGGAAGAGGTTCCACTTGAGCCTGCACGCAGGTGGGCACGTGCAGACCCCTCAGCTCTCTACTGCCTGGCCTGGGGATGATCCAGGCCCCAGGGAATGGCGTCGCCTGTGTCCCACTGCTTCCTGGAGCCTCCTTAAGGAACACCGAACATGTGGACGTGGTCCCTGTCCTGAGACCCCAAACCAAGCTAGGAAActgtctcccttttttttctctttccggGATGatacattataatttattttctagaccacttatttttaaacttgaagATATCTCATGGTAGCTTtgtaaaaaattgtggtaaaatacatataacataaaatgtatcattGTAACCTTTTTGAAGTaggcaattcagtggcattaagtacattcaatGCTACTTTTTGTAATAATAGCAAATAGTGAGAAGAGGGGCTATTCTGCGCAGGGCCGGCTGTGGTTGCACCCGCATTAGCCCATTGGGTCCTACGGCGGCCTAGGGGCAGGGCCACTCTTCCAGTCCCATTgcacagagaggaggctgaggcttAAAGGAGAGAAACGATGGCTCAAAGTCGCATACTGTAAGTGCCAGTACCAAGATCGCTAGCAAGTTATGGGCCCTGTGAAGTCAGAGCTGTGAGGTTCCCAGATGGCTGGAAGGTCAAGATGAAGGTCATGGGTGGGTGGGTCCTGGGGTGGGATGAAGCATCTGTGGGGCCCATTCCTCAGTTATAAACAGGCACAAAGCTTAATGCACACAAAATAGGTGAAAATGTCAAAGTGAGGCCTGAGTCTAGATGCTCAGGGTTAGGCCCGGAAGGGACTCATGCGGGTGGGACACTGGCCCCTCCACTGTCTCTGTCCCGCAGCTCTGCACGCCCACGACCCTGTCTTCAAGGGTGCCACCCACTCCTCCAAGGTGCAGGTGAGCAGGGGTGGGGCGAGGGCAGGTGCGTGGGCCAGATGTGAGTGTGGGCAGGCCGGCAGtgacctctgcctccttccaggcCGTGGCCAGAAGTCTGGGCTTCCATATGCCTGTCGTGGTGCAGAGCATGTACATCTTTAAGGTGAGCTTCGcggcctccccaggcctcagctgaccctctgtaaaatgggcagagtGCTCTTCCAAAGCTCCTCCTTACAATGGGCCAAAAGCTGCTTCCCTGAGGAATTTTTGTTAAGTTGGGGGAGAAGACACAAAGTCAGTCTTCTCTGGTTAAAGTGCCAGGCACTTAGTTGGTGCTCAGTTCAAATTCGGTGGTGGGAAGGAAGGGGATTCCCAGGactccttcctcccttcattgGCTATTGAAATGCTCTGCTCTGGGctttcaaggcccagctcagtgCCATCTCGTCCAAGAAGCCTTCCAGGTCCCTTAGGAAGAGAGGGACCCATCTCTGACCCCGGCTTGACTTCACGCCTgggccccagcctctcctgctgCCCATCACTCATGCCTCGTGTCCTTGTTAGGCATGCATGTGCTCACACTGGGAGCGCCCCATCAGGCAGCGTGCTCATTCTCTCTGAAGCCCtcctgggcctggcacacagtaggtgctcgaTTCTGGTACTCATGTGCAATGCTTGGAGGTCAACACCTGTGGTAGGGAAGAGCATCTCCCAGACTCAGAGCGGGCCCCTGCTCCCCCCAGCTCTCCTCTGGCCTCAGCTGGCCCTTCGTCTCTCTTGCAGCAACCTCGTATTGGAGGCAAAGGTGAGCTGAGAacaggctgtggggcccagcaaAGGCCACGGAGGGAAGTCTGGGCCATTAGTGGTTATCAGGTCTTTGTGAGGAGGGAAAGTAGCTGCTGAGATGTCTGTAGGCAAGAGCCTGGGCCATTCCTTCCTGGAACCATGGATTGGGAGTGCGACCTGGAGGCCTGGGAGCAGTGGTTCCAGAACCTGGCAGCAAGTCCCAGCTGGTTAAAAGTACACATTCCTGTGTGCCATTCCCTGAGATCTTCCAGCAGGACTGCAAGGGCCTGGGAATCTGGATTTTCACAAGTTCCCTGGAGGACTGGTGTAACATAGACTTGCTGATGTAATTCCAAACCCCGGCCTGCACAGATGCCCTTGACAGCCTCCCCCGGGTGGAGGGATGACCAGCCCCTCCCCAAGGCCAGCACCCCACTTCCTTCAGCCAATCCACCTCAGAAAGCTCTGGAGTGCCACCACTAGGACACCTTCCTCTGGACACTGTCGGATTGTCACAGTCCCTCTTAAAGTTTGGTGCTCGGAAAACACCCAGCTCCtcggggaggaaggaggagagatgaaCACCCTCTACTTTGTTATTAGGGGCTCAGGTCCTCTGTTGGGTGGTCTGCCATCCGGGCTGGGCCCCAGCAGCACGTGGCAGGTTAAAATGTGGAGGTTTGGTCAGTTGCCCCCTGTTACCGCAGCAGCTGGATTCTCTGGTGGCTGGAGATCCTTGTCCCTGGCTCAGGACAGTGGCTTTCGTTACCTGGCTGGAATTAAACAATAGCAGCTACTTTGTAGCAAGCCATTTCAATGTTGGGCCCTGTACCGAGCACGTCTCACACTGTCTCACGGACTCCTCCAGCAGCCCTATGAGGCAGGTTATTGTTGGGGCCACTTTGCCCTTTAGGACCTGGAGGCCTTGAGAGGGGAACTCTCTTGCCCCGAGTCTGTGGGCCAGGAAAGTGGGGAGACTGGAACTGATCCCGGGATGGGAAGGCTGGACCTGGAGTGCTCTGAGAGGACTGGGGAGAGGGAAGtgagctggggtgaggggaggccGGGCTCCTCATGCCAAGGCGGGCCTGCTGCAGTCCCTGCCCACCAGGATGCCACCTTCCTGTACACGGAGCCCCTGGGCCGGTTGCTGGGTTTGTGGATCGCACTGGAGGACACCACGGTGGAGAACGGCTGCCTCTGGTTCATCCCTGGCTCCCACACCAGTGAGAACACCTGTTTCTCCCTGCCCACTAGTACCCCACCCTCATGGGAGAGGGaccagggaaaaaagagaggCTAAAGGCTCCATCTTTGCCTGCAGGTGGAGTGTCCAGAAGGATGGTCCGGACCCCTgctggttccatgactgggatcTCCATCCGGGGATCAGACCCAGCCTGGGACAACAGCCTCTATGTGCCCACAGAAGTGGGGAGAGGTAGGCAGGATGCAGAGGACAGTGAGGCAGGGCCCTGAGGCCATGCTCGTGGGCGTGTGCTTTTAGCACCCAGCTCACCTGAGGGCTATGAAGTCACAGAAAGAGGGAAGGTCAGACTGGGAAGTCAGGAAGCAGTGGGAGCAACAGTTCTCCCAGATCAGGCTAGAATCCAGACTCGGCTATGTTGGGGCTGTCTCTTTGAGCAAATGACTGAAACTctgcaagcctcagtttccccaaatgtaAAGCGGGGAAGTCAGTGGGATGATGTATATAAGATGCATACATGGAAGCTGTATGGTGCACAGCAAGTGCTCAACAGATGCTGGCTATTAGGACAACCCCTTCCTTTTAGAAAAGGGAGAATTGAGGTCCAGCTCAGCGTCCACTGGCGAGGTCCCagctgcctggcacagaacagaCAGCTTCTGCCTGGGTCTACTAATACCACGCAGGGGATGCCCTTGCTCAGGCTTGCCCAGGGCATGGGACACAGCAGAAGGGACTGATCCCAAGGAACCCAGGTTCAACAGCACAGCCTCCAACCCTGGGGCAGGCTGCAGGCCCCTGAGCCGTCAGGGACGAGAATGGGTGTGAATAGGCCACAAAACCTCTTGAGGGAGGGGGGCCCCATGTCCCTTCCTGCCCTGAGTGTTCTGACCTGCTGTGTCCCTGCCAGGATCCCTCATCCTAATTCATGGAGAAGTGGTGCACAAGAGCGAGCAGAACCTGTCTGACCGCTCGCGCCATGTCTACACTTTCCATCTCATGGAAGCCTCTGGCACCGTCTGGAGCCCAGAGAACTGGTAGGTGGCAGGGTGTGTTGCAGCCCAGGCTCCTGAAGACGTCCTGGAGGCTGAGAGCAGTGGTGCTGGCATTTCAAGGTCACCTCTTCTATCCTCTGCAGGCTCCAGCCAACAGCTGAGCTGCCCTTTCCCCCACTGTACACCTAAGTGCCGTCTCAGGGTGGGGACACTGCCCCTCCTGGTGAAGCCGTGGGCTGCAAATACCAGCGGGTCACCTGAACCCCCAGCTGCAACCAGGAAGCcgtctctctcctcctgggctTTCCTTATGCCAGTatctgcacccctcggccctgcAGATGTGGCTGGAGGTGACAGCCGGGCAGCAGGAGCCCGGGCTGGGTGGCCTTCTCaagatctctgtctctctgcctccccgCTGCCCAACACCACCTCCCTCTAGAGCCAGCCTCTCAGCCGTGAAAGGGTTCTGGCCACTTCCCTGCCGGCTTCttactcttctctcctctcagatGGAATTCTGATGATTGCAGTGCAAGATACTGAATAAAAATAACCCCTGATTACTGATGTGCTAGATATTGAATAAAAATGACCCCTAAATGCAGcttctccatccttctttccCAAGCAGCCTCGCTCTCAAGATCAGAGCCCAGCTGAAAATCATCCCAGacaccccagcccagcctggtgaGGGCTGCATGATTTTAATACCAATACGTGACATTTTGTGGGCACTCACCGTGCCGACCGCTCTACATGCTTCATCTTACTGAGCCCTCACACCTTCCAGGTCTGTGCTCTAACCACccccatttatagatgaagaagctgaggcatgCGAAGCTTAAGAGACCTGCCCGTCACAAAGCTGTGCAGTTGTTCAGCGATGGCAGCCTGATCCAGAGCCTGTGCTTCTGCCCTCTCCGTTCCTGGGCCTCCTTGCATGCGGAGGGGAAAGAAGCCCAGGACTGGGAATCCAGAGTCCCACATTCTGGTCCTGGCTCTGTGACCAACTCGCTTTCTGGCCTCAGGCCaggcccttcctctctctgggcctgttttccCACTTGCACAATCAGGGGGCCAGATGAGGGGCTCCATGGGTCCCTCCATCTTCGACATGCTTCCTTCTGCAGGAACAATGACCGAATCCAAAACCTGCTTAG
Above is a genomic segment from Equus przewalskii isolate Varuska chromosome 26, EquPr2, whole genome shotgun sequence containing:
- the LOC139073304 gene encoding phytanoyl-CoA dioxygenase domain-containing protein 1-like isoform X2 — encoded protein: MTGLSPSQLQKPQNERSGVPGGWIPGAGRILVCRGVCGPATEDWPDSGRDGCPSPLPCGISSSHPQQGRRAAENPGGHLGQDNTEYFLSSGDKIRFFFEKGVFDEKGNFLVPPEKSINKIDHALHAHDPVFKGATHSSKVQAVARSLGFHMPVVVQSMYIFKQPRIGGKVPAHQDATFLYTEPLGRLLGLWIALEDTTVENGCLWFIPGSHTSGVSRRMVRTPAGSMTGISIRGSDPAWDNSLYVPTEVGRGSLILIHGEVVHKSEQNLSDRSRHVYTFHLMEASGTVWSPENWLQPTAELPFPPLYT
- the LOC139073304 gene encoding phytanoyl-CoA dioxygenase domain-containing protein 1-like isoform X4; translated protein: MTGLSPSQLQKFQEDGFLVLEGFLSAEECVALQQRIGQIVAEMDVPPHCRAEFPPRILNKAEEQQKTQDNTEYFLSSGDKIRFFFEKGVFDEKGNFLVPPEKSINKIDHALHAHDPVFKGATHSSKVQAVARSLGFHMPVVVQSMYIFKQPRIGGKVPAHQDATFLYTEPLGRLLGLWIALEDTTVENGCLWFIPGSHTSGVSRRMVRTPAGSMTGISIRGSDPAWDNSLYVPTEVGRGSLILIHGEVVHKSEQNLSDRSRHVYTFHLMEASGTVWSPENWLQPTAELPFPPLYT
- the LOC139073304 gene encoding phytanoyl-CoA dioxygenase domain-containing protein 1-like isoform X6, with the protein product MTGLSPSQLQKPQNERSGVPGGWIPGAGRILVCRGVCGPATEDWPDSGRDGCPSPLPCGISSSHPQQGRRAAENPGGHLGQDNTEYFLSSGDKIRFFFEKGVFDEKALHAHDPVFKGATHSSKVQAVARSLGFHMPVVVQSMYIFKQPRIGGKVPAHQDATFLYTEPLGRLLGLWIALEDTTVENGCLWFIPGSHTSGVSRRMVRTPAGSMTGISIRGSDPAWDNSLYVPTEVGRGSLILIHGEVVHKSEQNLSDRSRHVYTFHLMEASGTVWSPENWLQPTAELPFPPLYT
- the LOC139073304 gene encoding phytanoyl-CoA dioxygenase domain-containing protein 1-like isoform X8, which codes for MTGLSPSQLQKFQEDGFLVLEGFLSAEECVALQQRIGQIVAEMDVPPHCRAEFPPRILNKAEEQQKTQDNTEYFLSSGDKIRFFFEKGVFDEKALHAHDPVFKGATHSSKVQAVARSLGFHMPVVVQSMYIFKQPRIGGKVPAHQDATFLYTEPLGRLLGLWIALEDTTVENGCLWFIPGSHTSGVSRRMVRTPAGSMTGISIRGSDPAWDNSLYVPTEVGRGSLILIHGEVVHKSEQNLSDRSRHVYTFHLMEASGTVWSPENWLQPTAELPFPPLYT
- the LOC139073304 gene encoding phytanoyl-CoA dioxygenase domain-containing protein 1-like isoform X11, coding for MTGLSPSQLQKPQNERSGVPGGWIPGAGRILVCRGVCGPATEDWPDSGRDGCPSPLPCGISSSHPQQGRRAAENPGPAVTPCRCLSPSDTPSPQDNTEYFLSSGDKIRFFFEKGVFDEKGNFLVPPEKSINKIDHALHAHDPVFKGATHSSKVQAVARSLGFHMPVVVQSMYIFKQPRIGGKVPAHQDATFLYTEPLGRLLGLWIALEDTTVENGCLWFIPGSHTSENTCFSLPTSTPPSWERDQGKKRG